In the Corynebacterium suedekumii genome, one interval contains:
- a CDS encoding alpha/beta fold hydrolase, with the protein MTPKLHDIPPLLRSWAMRVTPGGGRRLALERGALHSGTREPGLTHIDRTGIVDNDGVPVHWYEYGDVDAGDSSVTVVFIHGFTLAAESFYLQVNHLRAQWPDARLLLMDLRGHGQTGAVAPEKCTVEGAADDVTAVLDARGVSGPVILVGHSLGGLVALNLVRRCPDELRGRIKGLILVSASIEALSAQGLPQILASPIADKVYDAVEASPNEADRFRHEVSKYLAPGLAVTVFHRDTDYDLIEFHAAMIHETPLETFVGFFDDLQVHDELAAGQHLDGIPGYVINGDADDVTPMSQAERICEVWPGAWLQTAMGAGHMIPLEAPGILNAAIDRLVGMATPEGGESLDSGR; encoded by the coding sequence ATGACGCCGAAGCTCCACGACATTCCTCCGCTCCTGCGCAGCTGGGCGATGCGGGTGACCCCCGGCGGAGGACGCCGCCTGGCGCTGGAACGCGGCGCCCTGCACTCCGGCACCCGGGAGCCGGGGTTGACCCACATCGACCGCACCGGGATCGTCGACAACGACGGCGTCCCCGTCCACTGGTACGAGTACGGCGACGTCGACGCCGGTGACAGCTCCGTCACCGTCGTGTTCATCCACGGCTTCACCCTCGCAGCCGAATCCTTCTACCTCCAGGTCAACCACCTCCGCGCCCAGTGGCCCGATGCCCGACTGCTGCTCATGGACCTGCGCGGACACGGCCAGACCGGTGCCGTCGCACCGGAGAAATGCACCGTCGAAGGTGCCGCCGACGACGTCACCGCGGTTCTCGACGCCCGCGGCGTCTCCGGCCCCGTCATCCTCGTCGGCCACTCCCTCGGCGGGCTTGTCGCCCTCAACCTCGTCCGCCGCTGCCCCGACGAACTCCGCGGCCGCATCAAGGGCCTCATCCTCGTCTCCGCCTCCATCGAGGCGCTCTCCGCGCAGGGTCTCCCGCAGATCCTCGCGTCGCCGATCGCCGACAAGGTCTACGACGCCGTCGAAGCCTCACCCAACGAGGCCGACAGGTTCCGCCACGAGGTGTCCAAATACCTCGCGCCGGGCCTGGCCGTCACCGTCTTCCACCGCGACACCGACTACGACCTCATCGAGTTCCACGCCGCGATGATCCACGAAACCCCGCTGGAGACCTTCGTCGGCTTCTTCGACGACCTGCAGGTCCACGACGAGCTCGCCGCCGGTCAGCATCTCGACGGCATCCCCGGTTATGTGATCAACGGCGACGCCGACGACGTGACCCCCATGAGCCAGGCCGAACGCATCTGCGAGGTCTGGCCCGGCGCCTGGCTGCAGACCGCCATGGGCGCCGGCCACATGATCCCGCTCGAGGCCCCCGGCATCCTCAACGCCGCCATCGACCGGCTCGTGGGGATGGCGACTCCGGAGGGTGGCGAATCGCTAGACTCGGGCAGATGA
- a CDS encoding nucleoside hydrolase — protein MAARKIILDCDPGHDDAVAILLAAGNPAIDLVGITTIGGNQTLDKVTHNARTVCTIAGLVDVPLYPGCTRPLLRAPRTAGDIHGDSGMDVDGYDLPTPTVEVADGHAVDFIIDTVMAHESGEITLVPIGPLTNIALAVRKEPRIVERVKEVVLMGGGYHEANASAVAEFNIIVDPEAAKIVFNEPWQVTMVGLDLTHQALATSEIEAEVAAVGGPVADFVVALFGSFREAYRANQGFEHPPVHDPCAVAYLIDPTVVDTLRVPVDVEISGALTSGMTVADFRAPASDDCHTQVATKLDHRRFWDLVIDAVKALS, from the coding sequence ATGGCTGCCCGAAAGATCATCCTCGACTGCGACCCCGGACACGACGACGCCGTGGCCATCCTCCTGGCCGCCGGCAACCCCGCCATCGACCTGGTGGGCATCACCACCATCGGCGGCAACCAGACCCTGGACAAGGTCACCCACAACGCCCGCACGGTGTGCACCATCGCGGGGCTTGTCGACGTCCCCCTGTACCCCGGCTGCACCCGCCCCCTCCTCCGTGCACCGCGCACCGCCGGCGACATCCACGGTGACTCCGGCATGGACGTCGACGGCTATGACCTGCCCACACCCACCGTCGAGGTGGCCGACGGACACGCGGTCGACTTCATCATCGACACCGTCATGGCTCACGAGTCCGGCGAGATCACCCTCGTGCCCATCGGCCCCCTGACCAACATCGCCCTGGCCGTGCGCAAGGAACCCCGCATCGTCGAGCGCGTCAAGGAGGTCGTCCTCATGGGCGGCGGCTACCACGAGGCCAACGCCTCCGCCGTCGCCGAGTTCAACATCATCGTCGACCCGGAAGCGGCGAAGATCGTGTTCAACGAGCCCTGGCAGGTGACCATGGTCGGCCTCGACCTCACCCACCAGGCCCTGGCAACCTCCGAGATCGAGGCCGAGGTCGCCGCCGTCGGTGGCCCGGTTGCCGACTTCGTCGTCGCCCTCTTCGGCTCCTTCCGCGAGGCCTACCGCGCCAACCAGGGCTTCGAACACCCACCGGTCCACGACCCCTGCGCCGTCGCCTACCTCATCGACCCCACCGTCGTGGACACCCTCCGCGTCCCCGTCGACGTCGAGATCTCCGGTGCCCTCACCTCCGGCATGACCGTCGCGGACTTCCGGGCCCCCGCCTCCGATGACTGCCACACGCAGGTGGCCACCAAGCTCGATCACCGCCGCTTCTGGGACCTGGTCATCGACGCCGTGAAGGCCCTGAGCTGA
- a CDS encoding acyl carrier protein — translation MTNPELAQIIEEASGIEAEALTPEAKISELGISSLSMIEIAVRIEDAFGVRLDDETVFDISTVGELNDYVTAGPDTQDHIREQAQPS, via the coding sequence ATGACCAATCCCGAACTGGCCCAGATCATCGAGGAGGCCTCCGGCATCGAGGCCGAGGCGCTCACCCCGGAGGCGAAGATTTCGGAGCTGGGGATCAGCTCCCTGTCGATGATCGAGATCGCCGTGCGCATCGAGGACGCCTTCGGTGTGCGCCTGGATGATGAGACCGTCTTCGACATCTCCACCGTCGGCGAGCTCAACGACTACGTCACCGCGGGCCCCGACACTCAGGACCACATCCGGGAACAGGCACAACCCAGCTAG
- a CDS encoding RidA family protein yields the protein MKVALAEAGASITDVISTRVLVASTSQADLVDSWEVIRDAFGDHDVPSTLLGVTVLGYDDQLVEIEAIAAVVD from the coding sequence ATGAAGGTCGCGCTTGCCGAGGCCGGCGCCTCGATCACCGACGTCATCAGCACCCGCGTCCTCGTCGCCTCCACCTCCCAGGCCGACCTTGTTGACTCCTGGGAGGTCATCCGCGACGCTTTCGGCGACCACGACGTCCCCAGCACCCTGCTGGGTGTGACCGTCCTGGGCTACGACGACCAGCTCGTCGAGATCGAGGCGATCGCTGCGGTGGTGGACTGA
- a CDS encoding HAD-IIA family hydrolase: MSISYLTDMDGVLIREGEMIPGADRFLQALTDNDIPFMVLTNNSIHTPRDLSARLAATGLRIPAEKIWTSATATAHFLANQRQEGTAYVVGESGLTTLLHSKGWILTDSDPEFVVLGETRTYSFEAITTAINLIVRGARFICTNPDVTGPAPQGILPATGSVAALITAATGMKPYYIGKPNPVMMRSALNVMGAHSERAVMIGDRMDTDVKSGLEAGMRTILVRTGISDDSEIARYPYRPTTVIGSIDDLADRVLDPFEDGYYADA, encoded by the coding sequence ATGAGCATTTCCTATCTCACCGACATGGACGGCGTCCTCATTCGTGAAGGCGAGATGATCCCCGGCGCCGACCGTTTCCTCCAGGCCCTGACGGACAATGACATCCCGTTCATGGTGCTGACGAACAACTCGATCCACACCCCGCGGGACCTCTCGGCACGCCTGGCGGCGACGGGTCTGCGGATCCCGGCGGAGAAGATCTGGACCTCGGCGACCGCGACCGCGCACTTCCTGGCCAATCAGCGCCAGGAGGGCACCGCGTATGTCGTCGGTGAGTCGGGTCTGACCACGCTGCTGCACAGCAAGGGATGGATCCTCACGGACTCGGACCCGGAGTTCGTCGTCCTGGGTGAGACCCGTACCTACTCCTTCGAGGCGATCACCACGGCGATCAACCTCATCGTCCGTGGCGCGCGTTTCATCTGCACGAACCCGGACGTCACCGGCCCCGCGCCGCAGGGCATCCTGCCGGCCACGGGTTCGGTCGCGGCGTTGATCACGGCGGCGACGGGAATGAAGCCGTACTACATCGGCAAGCCGAACCCGGTGATGATGCGCTCAGCCCTCAACGTCATGGGCGCGCACTCGGAACGCGCGGTGATGATCGGTGATCGCATGGACACCGACGTCAAGTCCGGCCTCGAGGCCGGCATGCGCACCATCCTCGTCCGTACCGGCATCTCGGATGACTCGGAGATCGCCCGCTACCCCTACCGCCCGACGACGGTCATCGGCAGCATCGACGACCTCGCCGACCGCGTGCTCGACCCCTTCGAGGACGGCTACTACGCCGACGCCTGA